TGAGGCAGAGGGATTCAGCTTCTCCCTGGAATGAGGCTTAGgagaatttttttctattttcatatGACTAAATATCTCCATTTGTACAATTGTTTTATTCTCTGCAGTGGTCAGGGGAACAATGCATAATTAAATGTGATTTTGCTTAACAACCTGCGATCAATTCAATATGAGCTGCTAAGAGAGGTATTTACCCTCTGTTAGTTAATAATAAGCTCATTTGACAAACTTAGAAGTTGACTAATGAACTCATTGTTCTCTAAGTGTATGAATGAGTCAGGTGAATACATATTACATGAAGGTATGAACAAGTCCAAACCCCTCAGAATGCTAATTGGAGGGAACCTGTTCCTACAGACTTGCTAGATAGTGAGCTATGAATATGAATGACCAGTtaagaaacatttttatttattaaatgaaaaaataaaaacaataaatttgCTGATATACCTTGGGTCAAGTGAAAAATCAGATTTTTACTGTGTTTATGTCCATGCGCAAAGATTTAGAAAATGACAAACATTACATGTCACAAAGTTTCAGGCAGTTTGCATAAACTCAGAATAGAGATCAGTAAAGCATTCAGAGACCAATCATGTGTAGGGTTGGTTTTCAGCCAAGAGTGctcaccccggtttcacactgaacgcATCAGCCGCGTGGAACGGCAGCAGAATGTCACGGCTTCAGAAATAATCCATTATAGTCtggggagtgtttcaaaccagcagcaacgCGGCAATTTCCAGCATAACGCTAAAGATTGGATCAGGTTCTATTGTTGCCGCGAGCCGCTTATGTCAGCTTCCGCAGTTAATtagagctagacaggaaatcacacagtttCCGTGTAAAAtacccagtaattttcaaaataaaagtactgctatCGATGCTATTTCTATGTaattttctttagttcttcgtTGTACACGGAGTGAAAAGGGCTTGTTGTTACCTTTGCTGACGTGACATGAATgacaaaacatgtcagcaaagggaACACAAACCCTTATCTCTCTGTGTACAacgaagaactaaagaaaattCAATTGGATAACTAACACAGTACAAATGTAACAAAGGTGCAATTTCATGTGAATGAAGCTTATGTGTGAcccaacagcttatttactcccagcagtgTTCCACAAGTGCAgcggtgtttttcatggctttaatcctcgcAGTGgaaaggaacaacatcatatgtgACGTCAAACAGAGATATCAGACGGGATGTCCTTCTTTTTGGCTTAATGGCAGATTGcagaaacaaaccgtgacctgaagtctcgagggatcttgtgatctcacGAGTCCAGTAAAGAGCACAGCAGGGAAGCCGTGCCACTGCCAAGACTCCCAGTGTGAAAAGCGCTgctttgaagtttgcgagtaaaccgttctgctgccGTTTCGCGCTGCTGATGCTTCTAGTGAGAAACCGGGGTAAGCCTCAGAATGCAGCCATGAACAAAGAATGGAACCTAGACATCCTCGCAGAGGAACTCCTCAGGCTAGCCGACAACAGATTATGGATGAACGGTGTCATTTACAGCACTAAGTGGATCAGGGAACATTATTATATAAATTTTACTTCAGTGACCACGGTAACATCTGATAGACAACCTAAAAACACTAAAGGAGGAAGATTTGTGGAAACCAACACTGGTGTTATTCTCGGAACATTTGGTCACTGTTATAGTATCACTTATTGGTGATGTTCAGATATTCTTCTCCAGTTCCACCATGTTTATTCTGGCTAGCTTGGAGAACCACCGATTTACATGCGTGCTGTGGTGAGAAATTGTTTGAATGAAGCCTAATTTCTGGAACATGGAAAtagcagctgcctgtggtgagctGACTGCCACTGAAAGGCGAGAAAAGCCTCTTTCCTTACAGAAATCCAAAGCCTTTCGTGTCAACTGTGAGCCCAGGTTACTGCGGCGCCATGGAAACATCACAATGACATGAGATATCTCTCCATAACGTCCATTCCCAGTCTCCTGAGTGAACTCTGTGTTCCTCATTCCTCCATTGCACTCATCAAATCTTTCATCTTCTCTCTTTCCTTTTCTCCCCCTCACCGCCAACATCCCCACCACCTTGGCCTGGCCTTTGACATCTGCTTCCGCCACCCAGAAGCTGTTATCTGGGTTTTCCAGATAGGTGGCTTGAATGTTGGCCATGTCTGTGTTTAGTCTCACCGTCATGTACTCTTCATATATTTCACGACAGCAGTAATAAATGAGGCCAGCCCACGCAGCACCAAAGAGGAAAGCTTGGAAGTAGGAACTGCCTCCTAAAATGTAGCCAGCCACAGAAATGCTCAGAGCCACGCCGATGTGGTCTGAATTGCTCATGGCCTTGAAAAAAGCTGGGTAGACATGTTCCAGAATCCCCTCGTGAAACATTGACATGACCACATGTTGATCGGCGGGTTGAAATTCCCTGATGGAAAACTGAATTGCTATATGGAGAAAAAGAGAGGAAAGGGAAGGGAGGGGGAGAAATGGATGAATGAGGCTAATCCGCCTGTTGCTGCAATCGCTGCTAGATTTCACAATGTGCTGAAAAACTTTACCAAACTTTAAAAATTAACTTACACAGTAGATAACAATATGCTTCCTGATCAAGTTGTTTTCCACTTTAATACAAAACCTACGTTTATATGACAAGTACATGTTAGTACATATGCAAGTGAAACTATTATGTCTTTATTTCTCTTTCATATGTCAAGCATGAGTCATTATGGGATGGAATACATTTAGGTGTCAAATGTGCTACTGATGGAAATCCAATCAATGTGAGCTCTGAAGGCAACAAACAAAAGGTCCCCAGTTTCAGTGCAGTTTCCTGTCGTCTAGGCTTGTTAATGATCCTAATAATTTGCATCATTGCTGTTGGATCAGTAATCTCGATAATAATCGCCTCTGCTACAAGAGAAAGACACAGAAGAGCATCAACAAAGCAAGAAACTTACAGCTGTCTTTGTGGGCCATGCTGACTCTCCCCCTCGTCTATCGCTCAGACTGAAGGACTTAGTGCTGTCGCCGTGCTGCCTGGACTTAAGCGACAGAATTTAATAATCAGCTGTTCAcgaaaagaacacacacacacacacacacacacacacacacacacacacacacacacacacacacacacacacacacctcaaaggACTTCACGTGAAGCAATgaacacttttcatacaaaattgCACGATTAAAAAATGATACCAATTCATAAACGTGTGCCGTTTGGTTGTCTCCTGAACTTAACTGGCTCAGCCAGCTGAATAAAAAGTTTCATCACCAGAATTCATTAGGAGAATGAATAAATCTCCCGAGTTTATAAAATCAGAAAACTGAGTAGAACGCAACTCTGGCTCTCTATTATTTCCAGGACCAAAATGTTCCTAAAAATTCCTTCGTGCTTGCATTTTTGTGGTTTTCTCTCCAGAATCGTCTGAACTGGTCCAGACAATGTCCTTCCTGCAGTCCTGGGTGAAAGCATTATTAATATAGTCTGGCCTTCTGCATGAAGGTGTCCTGCGGTGTTGGTGTCTGGTGCAATAATCTGGTAGCCCTTGGATATGATTTAATTTGACTTGGCAGGAGAAGGGCCTTTACACCTGCTTAAATCAATAGCACCGCCTCATGAATCTGTGAGTGCCGGAAGGTCGAGTTCGTCTGGAACCACCTCGAGACGTTTCACCTGTAGGTTCTGAACTTCTAAACTTCAAACAGCTGTAATCACAACTGATGAATGTGGAGTTAGAGAATTATTTGATTTAAGGAGGAACACACCAAACATGTTTTTATGAAAAATATCAGTAATCTGAGTTAAAATTCATTTGAACTCATAATAATCCTCCCCATAATGTTCCTCTCAAATGTATCATTATTAGCACAGAAAGCACATTATTTAAAGTCATTCTGTGTGTGTTGATATGTTAGAGTTAATGCTATAACCCAGAGCTTACAGAGCATCTGTTCAGGAATTGCTGCCTTATTAAAAACTCTCATATTAGCCAAacttaataaacactaatgtgaCATTGTTTTCCAAACCTTATAATTGCTGTCAAGTTCACATTATAGTTATTTAAAAAGTTTTAAGCAGGTGAATCTAGTACTTTTCCTCCGTCCGAGGGTGAAATTTGGAGAATAGTACCGTTTTAAAGTAGGCATATACTCAGTATTTCAATAAATGTCCTGTGGTCTCTGGTATAAATGGATGCCATGTGAGTTATTGTCTGTGGAAACAAAAGCTCTGGAGTTTTTGTCTCAGGAggcagaagttagccagaggaccGGGGGACGGGAAACAGCAGGATTCTCAGTCTCAGTCATTAGCATTCATGAGTTGCAgattctcacctctgattggctaacatcagcGTGACTCTAAATACAAGCCTGAAAATGTTCTGCCATGTtggggggttgctaatgctaatggttagcttacagTAGCCGAGATGCACTCTGCTCTCCCCTCCAACTCCACACAGCCTTCCATGGTCACAAACAAAGGTGGGTGAATCCATAAATGCGAATACTTTCCCGTGACATGGAAGGgattggctttttctgacccgaccGTTTCACAGCTTTCCACAAGCCCTGAGAGCACTGTATAATGTCTGTGAGGCGTAGTGCGATGCAGTTAGCTACTTTTATAGTCCATGAGGGTTTCCACTGGCCACATGTCCACACGCTTTGGGACCCGTCCCGGAAGCGTAGAGTGGCATCACTTCACCGGTGGAAAGCCTGGCTAATGCGGGAAATAGGGATtaaagattattttcatgttcagcatgcatatGAAACTCAAAATGACCAATCTCATGTCAAAGAGTATTACGTGTATTACAGTAAAAGATTTTACATGTTTCTCAGTGAAGCTCCGCTTTTGGATGTGAGTACTTGGAAGATATATGAAGAGATTACAAACGACTTCTCTTGTTGGGCAAAAACTTTTTCCTGCTACCAGAGATCCTGTCTACGATGAGAGTGAGATTGTAATTATTTATAGCTTTACACGCTTCCTACAACTGTAGGGGCTCGCAGCCGAGtgagaagcagctgggatgagaatcagctcctctaaatctgagaccatggtcttgagtcggaagcgGGTTCTCCAGGCCATgccccaggtggaggagtttaaggatcTCAGGGTCTtgctcatgagtgagggaaagaaggAGCACAAGAGCGATagccggattggtgctgcatctgcagcgatgcgggcgttgtatcagtttgttgtgatgaagagagagctgagcctgaaGGCTAAGCACTCGATTTACCGGTCTAAccttcacctgtggtcacgaggtTTGGGTAGTg
The sequence above is a segment of the Nothobranchius furzeri strain GRZ-AD chromosome 15, NfurGRZ-RIMD1, whole genome shotgun sequence genome. Coding sequences within it:
- the LOC107390441 gene encoding N-acetyltransferase family 8 member 3; translated protein: MAHKDSSIQFSIREFQPADQHVVMSMFHEGILEHVYPAFFKAMSNSDHIGVALSISVAGYILGGSSYFQAFLFGAAWAGLIYYCCREIYEEYMTVRLNTDMANIQATYLENPDNSFWVAEADVKGQAKVVGMLAVRGRKGKREDERFDECNGGMRNTEFTQETGNGRYGEISHVIVMFPWRRSNLGSQLTRKALDFCKERGFSRLSVAVSSPQAAAISMFQKLGFIQTISHHSTHVNRWFSKLARINMVELEKNI